In Triplophysa rosa linkage group LG2, Trosa_1v2, whole genome shotgun sequence, the genomic window GGACACGTCTATGCATTTGTGTTTTGAGCACACTCACACAGCTCGGATGCGACTTGGAACCACATAGTGTTGTCTACCTAGGGAACGCTCCAAATGAATATTGCCAGAACTAGAACGCTCAACATAATCTAATATTCAAATACTACATGTGATGTCTATGTAGGGAACTAGCAAGATTTGGGGCAAAACCCACTGGACATGTAAAAAATGAGAGCTAATGCTAGCTCTGCTAATTCACCTCAACAGACATAAATGCGAGTCAGACAACTAAGACACACAGATAAATATAGAtatgtaattaaaataatatttatgatATTATTTCGCCGtcttgtaaaataattttgtcGCTGTTTGACGTCTGAACTCACCCTCGAGCAGGCGCTGGATGATGCTGTCTATGTTGAGTTTGTCGATGTCAGCCATGGCTAACGTTAGCCGTATAAAGCCTAAACCGACCCGGACACGACAGATGAAACTCGTATGAGAACAATAAACTGATTTATTAACACAAACTCTGATAGACCGCCCGACAGTAGATGTAAAATCCGGGTTTGTGGCGGCCGTCAGATGCGCGTGTTGCGGCTGTGACGCACCGGCTCTGCGGAAGGATACACACGCGCAAAGGCGGCGGCAGAGCCCGCGGATAAATACCGCGCAGCTGCGCGACTGATGAAAATAGGGCGGGGAAATAAAGAGGAAGCATATGTGATTTTTGTCTTTCCTTTCGGTTTTTATGGTTCTGTGCATACAATTGACAAAGCGTcaaaacacgcacacaaaactATCAGACAATCTAAAAGCAACCAAATAAGAATAAGGTgtcaataatgttttaaaaaagtaagATAACGTGTTGGACATCGTATTTTAACATGTCTTAGGAAATGTTTTCTTTAGACATTTCATTTGCATCATGTTCACGTCAATTGCATAACGTGGACAGGGTGTGTCTGAATAAACCACAGCAAACAACATTGGGTTTACTTTTTGTAAAAGGGCAGAAAAGTTTAGCTTTATTACAAGCAACGATGGTATTGATGCATCAATAACCTCACAAATGTGACGAAGTGAACTACCACTGATAGGCAACTAAGGAAGAACCAAATAAGAGATTAATAACCTTCTGTGTTTTACATTGTTCTGTTGAGATCTGACCAATGTCTTTATTAGTTAATACCAACTGTaaactgttatttacactttGTAAAGATTATATAGGCAGAAGAGAGCTGTCCCACATAACCAAACCATGCCCCATATTTTTTAATGACCACCTTttgtattatttcattatttgccTTCAGTTTGCTCACTGGGTGAAAATGTGGCGCCCTCTAGTGTTTGTGTCCGGTCATCTTCAGTGACTCGATGTCAAAACTGTCTTTCTTTGAATTACGGAGTTAGACGTAAAGTAACCAACAGCATGTCGATGTCGGATGGCAGGAATGGAATAGACATTTTCTGAATCTCAAGAAATTCAAAACAGTTACACAACAGATTAATTTCATTGACCTGTGTTTTGCGTGTTGTCTGGTTAAGTTATAACGACTGCAGCATGATGAATCTGATGGAAAATGATAGTCTAAGATAAAAGTCACATCTTtaaactaatatatatatatatatatatagtttatgTTGTTTAATATTGTAGTGCTCTTTCCATATTTCCTTTAAAATTCCTTAaaaaagtcccagtgaaattaaaaatgactattcttattttttcctgaaatattgcagcatttatagtaaatagcttagcAATGTgggccattttatttttttaattcatgtccCCTCataatattcagttaaaatcttaaaatgcacttccgccctgaaatgactagccatctcaaatgacgtaaattacacggcttgggcggagcatccgtcaactcctccccttcaactgtcagtctgctgctagtttcatttcaaaatgcaacagctgttttttacATTCGATCAATTCGCAGTAAAAGCCGcgagccacgcccactaattgtctcctttgaaattccttttcactcggaaatgcgtcagaagtaaaaacaatcgcaacttccggttcacggggactttaaaaagATTCTGTCCTAACTGTCATAAGCAAAAAGAGAAGAAATGGAAATGCCATTGTTCAAGAATAATCATGTGGTGTTAAGTGATAAATAATGgtgatataatataatgtaactttatactgctttttactatttatgttttttgaAGATCTGCTATACTGTATAGGCTACTTTCaaaagtatactgtatgtaaatctGAGTTGTTTTAATTCTGCAGTGTGTTCCACTGGAGTGTTTTAAATATGAACCTtactttaatgtattatttcgTAGTACTCTTTTATAACCAGATGttaaaaaggtttaaaaaagaGTAAAGCACAGCAGATTACAGCCCATCACTCTTCAGCTTCAGTCTGTTACCAACAATACCAACACTAGTCTCTGGATTAGATGAGTGAGCCATTAAAACAAGAGCTGCTGTCCCTTCCCATATGATATTCTGATCCCTCCTCCAATTTAAATCCGTGGGATATCCCACCTGTCATCTGCCACGGAAGAATCAGGATTAATTGATCGTAAATGTAATAGCACACAGTGCTGTGGCCCAGAGGAAAATGTTTTTGCTcagttgtttcatttaagtatcaagtCAGTCGCAGATGTTTCTCATAAAATAGCTTTGGGGAATTCAACTGAAACAAATGAGAGCGTAATTGTTCAgacacatgaagagtatggaggtgtatatgaatgtagattgtagaggtaaaataatctggatttcagtcaatttaatgagaaatgtttgagatgataatgagatcttcaataatattgacttttgattgcagacgagacaaatctagCTTAAGTTTAACCTTGTGAGTTAACGTTTAGTACTTGTCACTTGAATACTTGAATACACTTGAAAACCATAAAAGTAATATAAACAGCAATATTTTACCAAATATTTCTAAAAACAGTAAAGCATGGAGCAAAcgatgccaaggtcatgggttcgattcaaAGGACATACACATAATATATAGCATTATAGCACTGCAGTGTGATTTGGATATGTAAAAATGTGCATGTAATACTATAAAGTGTGCACATCAGTGAAGTTATGATATAATCACCATCCTATCACATTTCACACACTGTCTCGGTGGCTCGTGTCGCGTCGGAGCTCTTAATGATGGCAGGATCAAACAGACGTGTGGTGGGTGTTACATTACAGACCACGCACAGAAATAACAACACAGGGCTTTGACTTTATCCCAGCAAAAAACTAAAGAATAGCCACCTGTTATCAGCATCATCGAGTGAGGGTCATGAACCACACGTCACAcacaatactgtatgttttgtgtgtgtgtgaaagtgtgaCATTTTCTTTCTTAACATGCAATGGATCATTCCTGTAATGCTTGGGTTCAGTTTTGATTTTGTAActtcaaaaaaaaaaggaaCAACCATGTGAAGGTTTTTTAAAGGCCACTACAGAGATCTGTTTTTATTCTAAAAGAACCTGATGAAAATACTTGACAATTCACATTTTGTAAACATGTTTCCATctttaaaaactgtaaattcGAGATTTTTACCCATGCAGTATGTTAATTGAATACAAATAAGCAGTGTTGGGAAAGTtcctctgaaaaagtaatgaattactagttactaattacatattcaatagtgtaatttgattactgtacaaatcactctctccaaaaagtgttaattacttattactaattactttagTACAGcctatttaattcattcaaataaataacaaataactaCATcaattattaatgtattaaagtatacaagtatacaaatgtgagaaggattcattaaagcatacattttaaagttagacttataattttgatgtcatttccactgttgaatatattacacagttttatgtttagttcaattacatcagaagtaactgtaattaaattacaggaaaaataagagtaatcccttactttacttttcaagggaaaagtcattaaattgcagtaactaattacttagttactagttacacccaacactgcatataAGCCACATGATGTGAGAATTATTGATCAAGCCTGGTAGCACAAGTAGCGCAGGACGAGTTATGCTAAGGTTATAGGGTTTAAAATATGGGGACAGTTTAATATGACATATTTCACTTATTTTTTCTTATAGTCTTAtttctatatgtatttatgtttcCTTTtttgaatacaaatatttgtatattattattttaaatattatatattaatgaaattaaatgatataatactgttaaaaataaattaaattatatgaaataaaattaaaaatatacataaaataatattgtaaactaacggtactgtttagcgtgttgacaaaatgtttatatgctctcctattgtaagtcactttggataaaagcgtctgccaaatgaataaatgtaaatgtaatatcataataattttattataacttgagtttttattacaaatgtttaagtattcattttttctattctttttattatatattcattttattttactcaTTTTTATCAATTAAATTAGGGTACTTTTGTCGCTGTTGTTTAATCGTCTGTTGGGTCTGTGTTGTTTTCACACATAGAGTTTGAGAAGGTCTCGCGAGATCTAGTTTAAGAATTAGTGAACTGAATCTACACCTTAGATCTTCAGTATCTAATCATAAttgttctgtaatttatctgatCTAATTGATTTACTTATTACCCATTAACTCATTACAATATCTTGCAagtatattttgagaaaaacaTCAAACATATTTTGACACAACATCATTGAAAAATGCAAACACTTTATTCACAAAGCCTGTTGATCATAAATAAATGGGCGGGTACAAACACACAGCGAGCGCTGCGATTGGCTGAAGGCTAAATGAATTATTCCTGATCTTTCTCTTCTCCGTGTGTGATGATGTGAACCAGATTATTGTAGTCCAGGTTTCCAGCAGCGTCCGGAGGGAACGCGGTGAACATCTGCTCCATCTGCAGGTGAGAAAACAATCACTGTCACTGTATCCATGGCAACCTGACACCATCACTGTCACCTGTATGGTATCCCTCACCTCCTCTGCTGAAAATCTGTCCGCCTGTGTGGTCAACATCTGCGTGACACTGAATAGAAACACAAAGAGAGGTTTCACACGTCTGTTTAATGCAGTCGGTCAACTAAAGTGAATGAACTGAAATATTACTATTCTTTCTTCAGAATTCCTTTCCCCTCTGGATCAAACACTTTAAAGGCGTTAAGGATGGTTTCTTCGGGATCAGCACCTGTGATTTAACAAACAGCACAGGCgtaaaaatagaaaactttGTTAATAGCCATTTTGAGAAAAGACCGTCTCACCCTTGAGTTTCTCTCCGAACATAGTGAGGAAAACGGTGAAATTGATGGGTCCAGACGCCTCCTTCAACATGTCGTCAATCTCCTCCTGTTTCACATTCAGACGTCCTGTCAGTCAAACGACAGAAGAGAGGCATCATGGGAAATATCAGACAACATCTAAGTGATGTAAAGATCACTTCACACTGATTTACTGATTTTTAATGAGAATCTTTTTATTCCTTTTAACATTGTATTGAAGCCCAGATAGCACactccatctggcttacgtctatttgacgtctgcatttacatctgcaagacatctgcaatacatagtttgctcatctgcaatacgtctcggagacgtctgtacatctgtaatacgtctgctaaagatctggagatctggaaaagaACTGCTGTGTagaaacatctgctaaacatcttagaaagaacagctttacatccattctaaatcataaacatcttacagacatcttctagatgtctatatgacgtcttactgcagacatctccgagacgtattgcaggtgagcaaactatgtattgcagatgtaaatggagatgtcaaatagacgtaagccagatgctATCAGGGAGCCAAAAGTTACAGCAGCTTTAAAGACCGTagacattttaaaggggtcatatgacacggctaaaactaatatattatggtttgttttagatgtaatgcacacgatttaatgttcaaaaacgctgtattttccacacagcgtgcatgtttgtatctcctctttgctccgcctctctgaaacgcgcagattttgaacaaagctcatggctctgaaaagcgaggtgtgctgtgattggccagttaaccagtgcgtagtgattggtggaatactgcaagcgtgtgagggaaatgtaacgcctctgaccatatttggaacatcaggttcctcttcagttgtactgacaggtacgcccaccttacttgcgtatacatttgggcggtcttagtcaaatcagaccaccaactgatgtagatttctgggggtgtggctacacgaggcgtttcaggcaggtctgggtgagcatttgcttttacatagaatgactcttttgttcccacactttcatttctgcaattttacgtgtctaatacatgcatgagcaacttataacacaccaaagacacagaaaaacacgtgttcacgccatatgacccctttaagaaatgtGTGTTCCAGAAAAGTTGAATAAACCAACCTAGAGCTGCAAAGGTGTCTCTCAGATCGTTCTTGTCAATGAATCCATCTCTGTTCTGATCCATGATGGTGAACGCCTGACACATGGAAGACAAACATATTTTACCccagaaaaaaaacgtttttacatacaaagttacatacacaatattttaacttcaatagcatttacaggGAATGACTTATAGTCACACAACCAGCTTTACAATGTTCATGTGAGTCTccgctataatgcacaccactgtATTTCATTTGCCCATGATAATATCTAttttttgtgtcatcacatttagagaataatttctgtgtttttgtacgCTTAGCTGTCTagagtaaactatatttatcatgttttatttttgttaatcactcatttgattAGTAAAAAGCTGGATGGTTCCAGAACCATGTGTTACTTTAGGTAAAGGAGtatttacatgtgaatcaaaatgtgaatttcatTTTAGACTTAAATTGTCAGTTTAagattttttgtctttcagttttaagtatgtcaattgatttattatttttatttcctatAGTTTAAAGTTGTGCTTATCTAATTTAAACTATTATGACAAGTGCCCCCCACAAAGGTATGCATAGGGccccagacgtctaggatcggcactgaTATTGTAGAATCAAGTTCTAGAATGAACGTGGAAAACAACGATGAGGATATTTGGTCTAGGACATCTTTGATGAGAGATGTCTATGATCAAACAGAAAACAGATCTATGTGAGGTTCAAGATAAAGTTTGGATTTGCTCACAGTTTAATCTTATCATTGGCTAGAAGGAAGATTTGAGATGCTGAATGGGGCTTTTCTTTCattatattacaaaataaaggCTGAATTCCAAAGGTTCCCACCAAAGTTAGAGACAATGTGTCACACATGTATCATTTATCCCAACAGAATTCGGAATGCAAAGGAGTGtctctataaatatatatcagcCCTCAATAGGGATCAGACAGGACTATCAGATTCCACAGCGCGGGTCGCTGCAGGCGCCTCAGACACATCATATATCATATACTGTAGCTCTTTATGaatgacaaaacacacaagACCTCTTTAAACTCCTGGATCTGAGCCTGTTCAAACATAGAGAAGACGTTGGAGTTTGCTCCTTCTGCCGCCCGTTTCTTCGCTTTCTTGGGTGCCTGTAGAAAACAAAGAGTTTTACACACCAGATCAGATCCTAGATCAGATTCAAAATGTCTGAACTATTTGAAggacagaaaaaataaatgacaaaattacaaACTAGGGATGTGACAATgttatcgtgttatcgcaatagcaaaattgtctcaatatcatcgtggtcacatgactgtatgaaacgataggtcttccgggcctaacatgaagaatgttagaaaaaagaaTAGATGTTGcatttggcaaggtccatcttgtgaaaatattttatttggtaaaaatttcatttgacccatctcatactatgaCTCATaactctaagcaacagttatgattagaggatgaagaaaagaggatgcttacggcacgtttccaagtcatcatttgtcattttaaatgccGCAATAAGCATCGTACCATGGgctttataccgaggtattattgtacagtgagattttgattttgttacatccctactacaAACTCAACAGAAGAATTTTTGTCTAACACAATCTAATAGAAAAGAGCAAGAGCAGAGTTTTGGAAGTAAACTAAATGAAACGACTTCCGCTTACACTGCAAACTGTCTTTTTAATTTTGactgcaaaaatgtatttctgtattGTCAGGTACAAATATCAAGAAATTCAATTCAAGATGCATTTACTTGAAGAAATAAGACATAAGGTATTACTGCAtatcttgttttctgaaaaatgtgtaaaaacttCAAACAAGAATTTTTACGCTTAAAACCACAAAAttgaattcaaatgtatttttcttaGCCGATCTGCAGAcacatttcttgttttaagcacacacagatttaagatttttttaaaaagaaagtaTTGTAATAGCCTAAGTGGATTTACAAAACATGAAATGCTCTCTCATTCATAAGTGTCTCGGGATAAAATCATCTGCTGAATAAATGCATCGTTCTCAACTGATTAGCTCAaaattgtatatattattatgtcacaaaaacagccaaaGTACACGACCTATAACCTCAACCGGCACCAGAGTCCGTGTGACCATCAGTAAATGTGTTGTGGTTCTACTCACCATGGCTGATGTAGATGAACAATGACGGACTCCAAAACGGCAGCTGAACAATGAGACGCTGACGGAGGCCTTTTGTAGATGATCCGTGCTGTTGTCTACTGGCCGATATAAATAACACATGTCCTCTTTAGGAAGTGACAGGTAGATGATGATTCTTCATACACGCACAGGCGTGTACCCCCAAGCTCAAGGTCTATTGTGATTTAGGAACAACAGTGGTTTAGAATAACAGGGTCTCGCTCTCTAGAGGACACATGGAAGAAATGTTCGCTCATTCCTCAGCTGTTTGATTCGGTGATGGCCATCGGCTCTCTCCTCTCATCCTGTTTCATTTCAGGGTTTCCACACCACTTTGGGAAAGTCAACAACATCAAGATGAAATCACTATTGAAACAACATTTACTGTGTGAAGAGTGAAGCGGGAACATTTGTTAAGGCTTGAtttggatttgagtaaatgtgatgagaaatgttcatgttgagatcttcaataatgttgacttttgattgcagacttgagaaatctgagctcagtttgacacattgttgacgtctcttctcaaactcttttGGCAgatttgtcagatttctgactctaTTTCTCAGGCAAAACATCTGAGACGCATGTAATCTCTTTGATGTCTACAATAGATAACTGTAACAAAAGACATTTCATCTTATTCTTTATATAGGCAGAGACAAATCTTGCACTTTCATAAAGACAGTTGAAAACGGA contains:
- the myl2a gene encoding myosin regulatory light chain 2a, with the protein product MAPKKAKKRAAEGANSNVFSMFEQAQIQEFKEAFTIMDQNRDGFIDKNDLRDTFAALGRLNVKQEEIDDMLKEASGPINFTVFLTMFGEKLKGADPEETILNAFKVFDPEGKGILKKEYVTQMLTTQADRFSAEEMEQMFTAFPPDAAGNLDYNNLVHIITHGEEKDQE